From the Saccharomonospora marina XMU15 genome, the window TGGTAGACCACCGGCGCGACGGGCAGGTCGTCGCGGTCACCGCTGCCGGGCCGGTACCGGCTGCGATAGCGGCGGCGGGCGACCATCAGCGCCGCGCTGACCGCGGCGGCCAGCCCGAGACCGACGAACAGCTCCGTTCCCCACCGGACGCCGGGGTCGCCCGTCGCGGGAGGGGTGTTCGTGCTGGTCGCGGCCGGTGGTGCCTGCTGGGTGGACGGTGCGGGTTGCGCTGGTGTGGACGGTTGGATGCTCGTCGGTGGCGCGGCGGAAGTCGGCGGGGCTGTGGTCGGCGGGGCGGGAGTCGTCTGGTGTGGGTCGGCCGGCTGCTGCGGCGGCACGGCTGGCGCGCTCGCCTCTCGCGGCAGGGCGAGTTCCTCGCCGGGGAAGATCAGGCTGGGTTTGGTGAAGCTGTGGCCGTTCGGCTGCGGCTTTCCCTTGTTGAGGTCGAAGATCTCCGGCCAGCGTGCGCCGTCGCCGAGGGTGCGTTCGGCGATGCGCCACAACGAGTCGTGGACTCCGTTCTGGGGTGCCAGCACGACCACCGACTCCGGATGCGCGGGAGCGGTGGCGGTGCTGTCTTTGGTGATGGTCTGAGTGGAGTAGACCGCGTTGCGGACCACCACGGTCTCCCCGGCGGGGGCCTGGTGTTGCCATGCGGGGGCGGTCGCCACGACTTGCGATCCGGTCCCGAGCGCTGTGGACAACGAGGTGACCGGTGCTGGTGCGGGCCGGTTGCCCAGCACTGCCAGCAGGACCGCGCCGACCAGGACGCCCGCCAGCGCGTGAACCGGACCGGCGGCGGAGAAGTCCGGCAACCGGGCCGCGTCGAATCCGCTGCGGGCCAGGTCGACCGTGCAACGCAGGACGTCGATGGTGAACGCGGCCCACGTGATCCAACACAAGCAGGCGAGGAAGTTCAGCAGGAACGTGGTCGTCATCGGGCCGAGCAGCACGCCCTGGACCTCGGCCCACGTCGGGACGTGGTTCGGCAACGGCCAGCCGATGTAGTGCCACAACGCCCAGGGCAAGCCCGCCACCAGCGCGAGCAACACGGTGCCCGCGACGAGACCTCGTAGCACCCGGCCGACGAACCGGAACATGCCGGCCAGCGCCCACCAGACGCGGCGGCCCGCGCTCGGTGGCCGTGCCGGTTCCCGGTCGGACTGGTGCGATGTCGAGGTCACAGCTGGCTCGTTTCCTTGGCGCTACAGGGCTTTAGGGTTCGATCCTCACCACTCCGCGAGGAATCGGAAGCAGGCGAGCCGGGGTGCGGTTTGTGCGGCAGCCGCCGACGCGCTCGAGCGTTGTCATGTCACTCCCGCCGTGACGCGGTCGGGCGCGTCTGCGCTGTCGGTGCGAGGCACAGCGGGCTGGGGCGGCACGGGCGCCTGGCCGTTCGTCGATGTCTTCGCCGCCGACGGTGCTCCGCTCGATGCAGTCGCGGCGGGCCTCTTCTTCTTGGCGGTACGGGGTGGTTTCCGGGATGTGAGCCACGCCGTCAGATCGGCGGCCGGAATGTTGGTGAACCGTGCCAGCTCGTCGATCTCCAGCACGTCGCTCGCGTCAGCGAGAACCTCACCGAGTTGCCGTTCCACCTCAGCGAGCTGCTCGGCGAGCACCGTCCGGCGCTGGGCGAGTTCACCGACCTCCTTGGCCGCAGCGGAACGCTTCGCGCGCCGGGCCGTGTCGGCCGCCTCGACGCGGCGATCGATCTCCTCGGCCGTGGCGATGTCGGTCGTAGCCATCCTGCTCTCCTTTCCGTTGACATGCCGATGCGAGCGTGGGGTGCTCTATGGGTCGATGGTCACCACCCCGCGCTGGGGATGAGCGCTGCCGGTTCCGTGGACGGTGAGACTGGAGATCCCGACCATGCCCAGCAGCTGCGTGTTCTGGGAGGCGGTGATGGTGACGTTGACCGTGTCGCCGGAGACGGTCACCGTTCCGGAGGCCCCGACCGTGGCGAGATAGCTTTGCGCGTCGGCGACCGCCTGAACCGGCACCAGTTGCAGCGTGCCGGTGCTGCGGTACGCGGAGAGG encodes:
- a CDS encoding pilus assembly protein TadG-related protein, yielding MIRQEQHHRPPWRTRWSRWWRTQRRAWWRADDGRATAFVVVLTIGILALAGLTLDGGLALSAKVKANGQAEAAARAGAQAIDLSAYRSTGTLQLVPVQAVADAQSYLATVGASGTVTVSGDTVNVTITASQNTQLLGMVGISSLTVHGTGSAHPQRGVVTIDP
- a CDS encoding SPX domain-containing protein, with amino-acid sequence MATTDIATAEEIDRRVEAADTARRAKRSAAAKEVGELAQRRTVLAEQLAEVERQLGEVLADASDVLEIDELARFTNIPAADLTAWLTSRKPPRTAKKKRPAATASSGAPSAAKTSTNGQAPVPPQPAVPRTDSADAPDRVTAGVT